The genomic interval CCGCGGAGGAAGTCCTTGTAGTGGGTCAGCTCGCCCGGCAGGCTCACCTTGTGGCAGGTCGAGCAGAACTCGGCCGAGCGGTGGAAATCCTTGAGGAACGTCTTCTTGTGGTGGGCCGGCTTGGCCTTCACGAGCTGGTTGTTGATCCACTGGAGCAGTTCGTTGTCGCTGGTCGCGAACGGGTAGTGGATCGGCTCGTCGATCGTGTAGTCGGCGTTGCCGCGCGTGCTGTTGACGTGGGTGATGGCGTGGCAGGTGGTGCAGGTGATCCCGGCGTGCGCCGTCGGGTGGCGGACGTCGTCGTAGGCGGGATCGTCGAACGCGCCGCTGTAGAACGGCACGGGATCGTGGCAGCCGGCGCACCACCGCGCCGCGCGCATCGAGCCGTCGCGGTCCATCGACACCTGCCGTGTCTCGCGGACGCTCGCCAGGTAGGCCGGGTTGTTGAACGAGCTGAAGTGGTGCGAGCTCTTCTCCCAGCCGGCGTGGACGTCGGCGTGGCACTTCTTGCAGTAGTCGTCCATCATCAGGACGTTGGCGGGGATGTAGTTGCCCGTCGCCGTCCGGGCCAGCGACGGTTCGAAGTATTTCGTCCCCTCCTCCGGTCCGACGGCGTGCCAGTGGCGCGGGTCCTGGACATGGAGCAGCGCCAGTCCCGCGATCCCGGCGCCGACGACGCCGGCGTAGGTCAGGCCGACGCGCCAGCGGATCCGCGGCCCGGCGAGGCGGTGGAGCCAATACAGCCAGACCGCCGCCAGCGGCGCCAGCACGTGGGCCCAGTAGGTGAGCTGCGTCCCGAGCGGCGTCCGCGCGGCCGCGCCGCTCATCCGCAGGCCGAGGAGCAGGCCCCCGGAGACGAGCACGACCAGCGCCACGGCAAACAGCGCGTAGCCGACGTTCACCGCGCGCCTGTTCTTGCGGTGGCGGGTGTTGGCCATGTGGATCAGGCCGAACACAACGAAGGGCGCGATGAACACGAACCCGAGCACCAAGTGGACGAGGAACATCCACTGGTAGAGCCAGTTCTGGTACGTCCGCCCGGTGACCCACTCGACGGCGGTGATCGCCGCGAGGTAGGCGGAGTTGGCCCCGATCACGGCGACCAGCGCCAGCACCGCCACCAGCAAGCGCCTCAGGCGCGGGCCCACCGCCGGCACGACCACGCGCCGTGCCGGCCGCGGCGCGGCGGCCTCCCCTGCTCCGTGCGTCACACCCGTGGCCATCGCACCGCCCCCAGCTCCCCGGCCGACCGATCGGCCTGTCCCTAATAGTATCCCGCTCCCCTCGGTCAGCCCTCACCCGGCGTGGAAACCGCCCCGTCCCGGACCGCCCGCCAAAACGCCCCGGTCTGCCGCCGCGTCTGCCGGTCGCGGAGCCAGGAGCGGTAGGCGGCGGAATCGGGGGGCGGGTCGTCCGGCCCCGGGGGATAGGAACGCATCGAGCGGAATGGCAGCGGCTCGACTGCCTGCCCGGCGGCCGTGGCGAGGTTGGCGTCCTTGTCCCAGCCGACGCTCTTGAAGAGGAAGTCGCGGGTCCAGCCGGGGGGCGGCGGCGGCGGCACGGCGAATTCGAGCGTCACCTCGTCCCCCTCCCCGATCACCACCAGCCGGTCGTCGCTGGCGGCCAGCAGGTCGCGGATGTCGCCGAGGGCGGTGAAGCAGCCGTCCATCGGCGGCCACTTCGGCCCGGTCAGCGGATCGTCGTAGGGAAACCGCTCCGGCCCGTCGCCGCCGTCGCGCTCGATCCGCGAGCAGCCGCGGCGATGGAGGTCGGCCGACAGCGGCTCGAGCTCGACGACGCGCGTCGGCGCCGGCGCTTCGCCGGTGGTGAACCGGATCTCGTCCCAGCGGATCTCCATGCTCGTGCCGATCCGCACGCGCGACTCCCCCGGCGGCAGGACCCCGGCGAGATCGACGGCGATCGATTTCGTCTTCCCGCCGGGAAACCCGATGAACCCCAGCGCCTCGCGCCAGCCCCCCTGGCCGTCGGGCACCTCGAGAAACGGCGGCCGCGGCGGATCGAGCGCCGGGTGGAGGGTGAGCTGGACGTTGAGATTGACGGTCGTCGGGTAGGTCCAGCCGGTGAGAAACAGCACCAGCCGGTCGCGGTCGAGGTCGGGGCCGAGGTCGAGCTCGACATGGTGCATGTCGAGCAGCCCCTGCCGCAGCTTCCGCGCCGTCGGCCGGGCAAACGTGCCGTCGGCCGCCACCAGCGCCGGCAGCAGGTCTCGGCCGGCGTCGTCGCGCGCCGCGACCGGGTGGCGCGGCCGCGCGAGTGAGTGGATCCCGAACCCCGCAATCGCCGCGGGGCCGACCTTCTCGTTGCTCACCACCTCGACGTCGGCCGGATGGTCGACGGCGAGGAGCCGGACCTCGTCGAAGTAGGCCGCTTCCCACAGCTCCTCGGTGAGCTGGAGGACGTAGCGGCCGTCGCGGGGCACGAGCGCCGATCCCGGCACGAGGAGGTATTCCCACTCGCGCGCCGGCATCAGCTCCCCCGCCCGGCGCTGCAGGCCCAATGGCGCCCCCCACAGCAGGTCGGTGACGAAGCCGAAGCCGGTGCCGTTCCACGCATACAGGTAGGGGCAGGAGCCGAGGAGGACCTGCTGCTCGCAGACCAGCGCGTCGGCTGGCGGCTCGATGAGGTTTTGCGGCACGCCGTTGAGCCACAGCACGCGGACGACGTCGGCGACGCGCGACCGGCCGAGGCCGAAGTGGGTCGTGCGCCGGCGGACCACGCGCGGCTGATAGGCGCTTCCCGCCTTGAGCTCGAGGAGGCCGCCGAGGCCATGGGCGTTGACGCGGCCGCTGGGGGAAAACTGGTCCCCCTTCACCTGCTGCGCCTCGAGGGCGACGTCGAGCCAGTGATGGGCGTTGCCCCCTTGGTTGTCAAACAGCAGCACGCCGTTGGCGCTCGCCACGGCCAGGTCGAGGTCGCCGTCGCCGTCGAGATCGCCCGTGTCGAGCGCGCGCGGCCCGGCCACCTCACCGCCGATCGCCTGCACCTCGAAGCCTCCGGCGGCCGTGCCGCGGAGGATTCCGATCCCGTCGTCGCCCCAGGTGGCCAGATCGAGGTGGCCGTCGTTGTCGTAGTCCCAGGCGACCACGCCGCGGCGCGGCGCGGCATCGAGCTGCCGCTGCGCGTCTGTCGCCCCGGCGTCGCTCCGCACGGGGAAGATCCGCGTCCCCTCCTTCCCGGCGACGACGAGCTCCCAGCGCCCGGCGGCGCGGGGATCGAGGCACTCGACGGCCCGGCCGCCCGCGCCCGAAACCGGCACGGCGCGAAACTGCCCGTGGCGGAGATTCTCGAGCAGCGTCGTCCCCGCCGGCGTGACGACGACGACATCGACATCGACATCGCGGTCGGCGTCGACGGCCAGCAGCCCCGCCCCGTCGGCAGCCCCACCGGCCGGTTGGTCGAGCGCCGCCGGCGTGACATCGCGAAACGTGCCGAGCCCGTCGTTGCTCCACAGCCGCACGCCGTCGGCACCGGCCGTGACCAGATCGAGGTCGCCGTCGGCGTCGAGATCGGCGACCGTCGCGGCCGCGACCGCCGACGCCGTCACCGCGGCGAGCGCCTCGAGCTGGCGCGCGCCGTCGGCACCGAGCCGGTTGCGAAACGGCAACACGCCAAACGCCCCGAAGGCGACGATATCGAGATCGGCCGCCGGGCAGCCGGGGAGCGGCGCCCCCTTCTCGCCGGCCGGATCGGTGGCGGGGCGCAGGGCGAGCGCCGCCCGCCGCGCCTCGTCGAAGTCGAGGTCGAGGTCGGCGGTGAGAAGCCCGGCGACGCCGTCGGGGAGCGGCGCGGCGAGCGCCGTCTGCCACGCCCCGTCGGCGTCGCGCCTCGCCACGCGCAGCCCCTCCGGCCCGGCGGCGACGAGGTCGAGCCGGCCGTCGACGTCGAGATCATCGAGGACCACGGCGACCGGCGCCGCCCCGGCGGCAGCGCCGACTGCCGGCAGCGGCCGGAGCTCCACGGGGATCGCCTCGTCCCCCTGCCCGGCCGGCTCGGGAAGCGGTGCGGCAAACGAGTCGCGCACGAACACCAGCGGGTGGCGCTCGAGGTCGCGCCGGTCCCCTTCGCTCTGCGGCACGAGCACGTTGGCCAGCGCCCGGAGCCGGCCGGCGGCCACGGCCATGTCGCCGGTCCGCGCCGCGGCCGCGGCCTCGTCGAGCAGCTTGGCGATGTCGACGCGCGTGAACGTGAGGATGCTCGGTGCGAACGGCGCGATCGCCCCCCGCCGCGCGGCGATCGCATCGGCGAGTGCCGGATCGGGCGCTGCCGCACCGCGCGCGGCCTGGAGGCGGCCGGCCGCCGCGCGAAACCATTCGACCGCGAGCCAGACATTCCCCGGAGCGAGGGCCGCTGCCCGGTCGAGCGCGGCGTCGGCGGCGGCGCCGTCGTCGGCATCGCGCCGGGCGCGGGCCAGCGCGTACCAGGCGGCGGCGCCGCCGGTGCCGTCGGCGAGCGCCTGATACTGTTCGGCGGCCGCCCCCGGCTCGCCGCGGGCCAGGTCGTAGCGCGCGGTGAGCCAGCGCCACGGGTCTGACTCTCCCTCGCCGCGGCGCAGGGCGTCGAGGGCCTGTTTCGCCGGCGGCAGGAGCGCCTCGTCGGGGATCGCCTGGAGCGTGTCGCCGAGGGCCACAACCCGCGCCACGGCGAGGTTTCGCGCCGGCAGCGGGTCGCCGGGGAGCATCCGCGCGAGCGACTCGAGCGCCGGGATCGCCCGGTCGAGCTGCTGGTTTTCCAGGGCCCCGAGCGCCACGTTGCGCGTCCGCGCGATCTCGGCGGCCTGCTCGGGCGCGAGCGTCGCCACGCCACCACGGCGCGCCGCCAGCCACGCGCTGACCGCGGCCGCGGCCAGCAGCACCACTGTCCCGAGGATCGCCGCTCGTCGTCCGCTCATCCCGGTTCCCCGCAGGCGAGCCAGCAGATTACCGGCAACGCCCCCCTCGCGGGAACGCCGCGTGGGCGCTGCTACAACACTCCGTAACACCTGAGGCTCCCCCGCCCGGGCATTTTCCGAGGAGGCGACGATGACGCACGGCGTGGCGATCGACCGGCTGGTAGACCTGCTCGATCCCGCCGGCGACATCCTGCTCAACATGTCGCGCGACGAGGCGCTCGCGCGCGTCGCCAGCGGCGATCCGGCGGCGGTCCGCGGGATCCGCGGCCATTTCGCGCTGGTCCACCGCGACGGCATCCGCATCCGCCTCGCCCGGTCGCTCGGCCGGCCGCTGCGGTTTTTCATCGCCAAGCTGGCTGCCGGTCCGGTGCTCGTGGTCGCCGACCGGATCGACGCGATCGCCGGCTGGCTGGCCGACCACGGCCTCGCCGACCAGTTTCATCCGTCGTACACGCGGATGGTGCCGGCCCATCACGTGATGGAGCTGCACCTCGTCGGCTGCCCCGATCCCTCCCCCGTCTGCACGCGTTTCTTCACCCCCGCGCGCGAGCGCCTCGGCACCGACCTCGACGACATCGCCGACCGCTACACCGCCGCGCTCGCCGACGGCCTCACCGCCTGGCTCGACACGCTCGACGCCAGCGCGCCGGTCGGCGTCTTGTTTTCCGGCGGCATCGACAGCGGCGCCCTCCTCCTCCTGCTCCACCACCTGCTGGTCGAGCGCCAGGGGTCGGCGGCCCGGCTCAAGGCGTTCACGCTCTCGATCGCCGACCGCGGCGCCGATCTCGACCAGGCCCGCCGGTTTCTCGCCGCCACCGGCCATGCCTTTCTCCACGAGCCGGTCGAGGTGTTTCCGGAAGACCTCGATCTCGACGACGCGATCCGCACGCTCGAGGACTACAAACCGCTCGACGTCCAGGCCTGCGCCGCCACGCTTGCCCTGTGCCGCGGGATCCGCCGGCGCTATCCCGACTGGCGCCATCTCGTCGACGGCGACGGCGGCGATGAAAACCTCAAGGCCTACCCGATCGAAGACGACCCGGAGCTGACGATCCGCAGCGTCCTCAACAACTCGCTCCTCTACCAGGAGGGCTGGGGGATCGCCGCGATCAAGCACTCGCTCACCTACTCCGGCGGCCAGAGCCGCGGCCACGTCCGCAGCTACGCCCCCGCCGCCACGCTCGGCTTCCAGGGGTTCAGCCCCTACGCCCTGCCCGACGTGATCGAGGTCGCCGAGGGGATCCCGTTCATCGAGCTCACCGGCTGGGACCATGGCCGGCTGTATGCCCTGAAGGGTGAGATCATGTCGCGCGGGATCCGGCGCCGCACGGGGATCGAGATGCCGGTGTATCCCAAGCGCCGTTTCCAGCACGGCGTGGCCGCCGCCGACGCCCCACCGCTGTTTCCCTCCGATCCGCTCGTCTACCGCCGGCGGTTCGCGGCGCTGGTGGGATAGGAGGGCAGCCGAAACGGCCGTGTCGACCACGTCGAAACGCCGTGGGTTTTCCGGGTCGCCGTCGGCCGCATCCCGCGGTCGATCACCTTGTCTCCAGTCTGCCGGTGGCCGCAGTCGTTGTCGGTAGTTTGCTCGGCTCTGGATTGATCGATTTCCGACCCGCCGCGGGCGTTGCTCAATGAAACACCCCAGAATTGAAATCGCTCCGGACGTGATGGGGGGCAAGCCGGTCATCGAGGGCACTCGGATTCCCGTCGAGCTGATCGTGCGGAAGTTGAGTGAGGGGGCCAGTGAAGGTGATCTTCACGAGGGCTATCCCGCCCTTCAGCCGGGCGACGTTCGGGCAGCCCTCGCGTATGCAGCCGACATGCTGGCCAACGAGACGATCGTCGTGCAGCCGGTGTGACCCGAGATCTCCGTGCTCCGTTTCCTCGCCGACGAGAGTTGCGACTGTCTGGTCGTGCAGACACTGCGCGCTGCCGGACACGATGTGGTCGCCGTCGTCGATGAATTCGAGCGATCGGTCGATGCAGCACTCATCGACCAGGCCTACGTGACGAACCGAGTCCTGCTCACTGAAGACAAGGACTTCGGATGGCACGTTTTCGTGGCGCGGGCACGATCGCCCGGAGTCGTCCTGATTCGTTTTCCGGCTTCCATGCGCATCGCGATGGCGAAAGCGACACTCGCCGCGGTGGCCGTCCATGAAAACGCGATCGGGGAGTCTTTTCTCGTGAGCCAGCCGGGCCAGGTGCGTTTGCAAAAACTACCGGGATGATTGCACGCTTCTTCGGAGGCCCGGCAATCAAGCCGCCTCGTGCCTCGGGCAGCCCCGTCCCTGAACCCCCGGATTCCCTGCTGCGG from Planctomycetota bacterium carries:
- a CDS encoding CRTAC1 family protein, which produces MLSRMSPAGSSRSTSRSIATPCVIVASSENARAGEPQVLRSVVAAPTRRSREGGVAGNLLARLRGTGMSGRRAAILGTVVLLAAAAVSAWLAARRGGVATLAPEQAAEIARTRNVALGALENQQLDRAIPALESLARMLPGDPLPARNLAVARVVALGDTLQAIPDEALLPPAKQALDALRRGEGESDPWRWLTARYDLARGEPGAAAEQYQALADGTGGAAAWYALARARRDADDGAAADAALDRAAALAPGNVWLAVEWFRAAAGRLQAARGAAAPDPALADAIAARRGAIAPFAPSILTFTRVDIAKLLDEAAAAARTGDMAVAAGRLRALANVLVPQSEGDRRDLERHPLVFVRDSFAAPLPEPAGQGDEAIPVELRPLPAVGAAAGAAPVAVVLDDLDVDGRLDLVAAGPEGLRVARRDADGAWQTALAAPLPDGVAGLLTADLDLDFDEARRAALALRPATDPAGEKGAPLPGCPAADLDIVAFGAFGVLPFRNRLGADGARQLEALAAVTASAVAAATVADLDADGDLDLVTAGADGVRLWSNDGLGTFRDVTPAALDQPAGGAADGAGLLAVDADRDVDVDVVVVTPAGTTLLENLRHGQFRAVPVSGAGGRAVECLDPRAAGRWELVVAGKEGTRIFPVRSDAGATDAQRQLDAAPRRGVVAWDYDNDGHLDLATWGDDGIGILRGTAAGGFEVQAIGGEVAGPRALDTGDLDGDGDLDLAVASANGVLLFDNQGGNAHHWLDVALEAQQVKGDQFSPSGRVNAHGLGGLLELKAGSAYQPRVVRRRTTHFGLGRSRVADVVRVLWLNGVPQNLIEPPADALVCEQQVLLGSCPYLYAWNGTGFGFVTDLLWGAPLGLQRRAGELMPAREWEYLLVPGSALVPRDGRYVLQLTEELWEAAYFDEVRLLAVDHPADVEVVSNEKVGPAAIAGFGIHSLARPRHPVAARDDAGRDLLPALVAADGTFARPTARKLRQGLLDMHHVELDLGPDLDRDRLVLFLTGWTYPTTVNLNVQLTLHPALDPPRPPFLEVPDGQGGWREALGFIGFPGGKTKSIAVDLAGVLPPGESRVRIGTSMEIRWDEIRFTTGEAPAPTRVVELEPLSADLHRRGCSRIERDGGDGPERFPYDDPLTGPKWPPMDGCFTALGDIRDLLAASDDRLVVIGEGDEVTLEFAVPPPPPPGWTRDFLFKSVGWDKDANLATAAGQAVEPLPFRSMRSYPPGPDDPPPDSAAYRSWLRDRQTRRQTGAFWRAVRDGAVSTPGEG
- a CDS encoding asparagine synthetase B family protein, whose translation is MTHGVAIDRLVDLLDPAGDILLNMSRDEALARVASGDPAAVRGIRGHFALVHRDGIRIRLARSLGRPLRFFIAKLAAGPVLVVADRIDAIAGWLADHGLADQFHPSYTRMVPAHHVMELHLVGCPDPSPVCTRFFTPARERLGTDLDDIADRYTAALADGLTAWLDTLDASAPVGVLFSGGIDSGALLLLLHHLLVERQGSAARLKAFTLSIADRGADLDQARRFLAATGHAFLHEPVEVFPEDLDLDDAIRTLEDYKPLDVQACAATLALCRGIRRRYPDWRHLVDGDGGDENLKAYPIEDDPELTIRSVLNNSLLYQEGWGIAAIKHSLTYSGGQSRGHVRSYAPAATLGFQGFSPYALPDVIEVAEGIPFIELTGWDHGRLYALKGEIMSRGIRRRTGIEMPVYPKRRFQHGVAAADAPPLFPSDPLVYRRRFAALVG
- a CDS encoding DUF433 domain-containing protein; amino-acid sequence: MKHPRIEIAPDVMGGKPVIEGTRIPVELIVRKLSEGASEGDLHEGYPALQPGDVRAALAYAADMLANETIVVQPV